One Dokdonia sp. Dokd-P16 genomic window carries:
- a CDS encoding YcxB family protein: MNKEKLSQFERIKIFLNEYYFGYGIFFSILRIVAGPLILIMGLNLYYNGNTKPGIGYSGFMIFFGIYYMLKPLIIILTQKSWFQNFDLDYTINPDKIIIESDKSKSELDYSHLKTVLKRKTYYALKTKSKQGIYLPIKLLESNEIDILNKLKNNTGNKELS, encoded by the coding sequence TTGAACAAAGAAAAATTATCACAATTTGAAAGAATAAAAATATTTCTTAATGAATATTATTTTGGTTACGGAATTTTCTTCTCAATCTTAAGAATTGTAGCTGGACCATTGATATTGATAATGGGTCTAAACTTGTATTATAATGGCAATACAAAACCTGGAATTGGATACTCTGGATTTATGATTTTTTTTGGAATTTACTATATGCTAAAACCTTTGATTATTATTCTAACCCAAAAGTCTTGGTTTCAGAATTTTGACCTTGACTACACAATTAATCCTGACAAAATTATTATTGAATCAGACAAAAGTAAATCTGAATTAGATTACTCTCACTTAAAAACAGTTCTGAAAAGGAAAACATATTACGCTCTCAAAACGAAATCAAAACAAGGAATTTATTTACCAATAAAACTTTTGGAATCGAACGAAATCGATATTCTGAATAAACTGAAAAACAATACAGGCAACAAAGAACTAAGTTAA
- a CDS encoding type II toxin-antitoxin system RelE/ParE family toxin has protein sequence MEVFLSELAERKLLKLSEYLLETWNLKTRDKFIEKLTVKIKQISYQLESCPQSSDLKALYKCVVTKQTTFYYRISTNLNEIEIITIFDTRQNPDKLRKDI, from the coding sequence ATGGAAGTATTCTTATCTGAATTAGCAGAAAGAAAACTCCTGAAACTCTCCGAATATCTCTTAGAAACTTGGAATCTAAAAACGCGTGATAAGTTTATTGAAAAACTAACTGTAAAAATTAAACAGATTTCTTATCAACTAGAAAGCTGCCCTCAATCTTCAGATCTCAAAGCCCTGTATAAGTGTGTTGTAACAAAACAAACTACCTTTTATTATAGAATTTCGACAAATCTAAACGAAATTGAAATAATTACAATTTTTGACACAAGACAAAATCCTGACAAACTAAGAAAGGATATTTAA
- a CDS encoding TlpA family protein disulfide reductase, with translation MKNIPFLFILFVAFSLSAQQNYYTFQGDTYDEESFQAKLKSIEEVYGAQGSWKYTKANFKVRHSRVRQDSIIQEVEVMLSQSNSAPLDINVGVNGLINKPLPDFQLQDLTNGLKSKESYNDKITLINLWFTSCPPCIAEIPYLNDLKKQYEDRVNFVAITFEPKSKIDDFLTKKPFDFEHLVDGASYLKQDLKTNTYPKLVFMDRNGTVRFVENAVMAQGRGPAAEVTEILKEHLDYLLADN, from the coding sequence ATGAAAAACATTCCATTCCTATTTATACTATTTGTTGCGTTCTCTTTAAGCGCTCAACAAAACTACTATACCTTTCAAGGTGACACCTATGACGAGGAAAGCTTTCAAGCCAAACTAAAATCTATAGAAGAGGTTTACGGTGCGCAAGGAAGCTGGAAATACACAAAAGCCAACTTTAAAGTTCGCCATTCTCGTGTGCGACAAGACTCCATTATACAAGAGGTCGAGGTGATGCTGTCGCAATCTAATAGCGCGCCTCTAGATATTAATGTAGGAGTAAATGGATTAATTAATAAACCTCTACCCGACTTTCAGCTGCAAGATCTTACAAATGGGCTTAAGTCTAAGGAGAGTTATAATGATAAAATCACACTCATTAACTTGTGGTTTACGAGCTGCCCTCCTTGTATCGCAGAGATACCTTATCTCAATGATCTCAAGAAACAGTATGAAGATCGCGTAAATTTTGTCGCTATCACTTTTGAGCCAAAAAGTAAAATCGACGATTTTTTAACTAAGAAACCGTTTGACTTTGAGCACCTAGTAGATGGTGCCAGCTATTTAAAGCAAGATTTGAAAACCAACACATATCCTAAGCTCGTATTTATGGATCGCAATGGTACCGTACGCTTTGTAGAAAATGCGGTAATGGCTCAAGGCAGAGGTCCAGCAGCAGAGGTTACAGAAATCCTTAAGGAACATCTTGACTATCTTTTAGCAGATAACTAA
- the trhA gene encoding PAQR family membrane homeostasis protein TrhA, which translates to MENIVEPTPDYSPLEEKLNVWTHGFGFVASLIALGFLSFRESVSITATVSLIIFGVSMSVLYFASTAYHSAVKPIRRARLKIFDHAAIYVLIAGTYTPFTLVTLEGSTGWWIFGIAWSIALFGIILKLFFTGRFDILSTILYVAMGWLIVFAYKPLLANLDPAGVQWLFTGGILYTIGAVLYSISRIPYNHAIFHVFVLGGTASHFIAVYNYVGV; encoded by the coding sequence ATGGAAAACATCGTAGAGCCAACTCCAGATTACTCCCCACTTGAGGAAAAACTCAATGTATGGACACATGGATTTGGTTTTGTAGCAAGTTTGATTGCTTTGGGTTTTTTAAGCTTTCGCGAAAGCGTATCAATCACAGCAACCGTTAGTCTCATTATTTTTGGAGTTAGCATGTCTGTGCTGTATTTTGCCTCTACGGCTTACCACAGTGCTGTAAAACCAATACGTAGAGCTAGATTAAAGATTTTTGACCACGCGGCAATCTACGTACTCATTGCAGGAACTTACACACCTTTTACACTCGTAACTTTAGAAGGAAGTACTGGATGGTGGATTTTTGGGATTGCATGGTCTATCGCTTTATTCGGTATTATTTTAAAACTTTTTTTTACAGGACGATTTGATATTCTTTCTACCATTCTTTATGTAGCAATGGGTTGGCTTATCGTTTTTGCATACAAACCATTACTAGCAAATCTTGATCCAGCTGGAGTGCAATGGCTTTTTACTGGAGGTATTTTATATACGATAGGTGCTGTACTTTACAGCATTTCTCGCATTCCTTATAACCATGCTATTTTTCATGTATTTGTCTTGGGAGGCACAGCCTCTCACTTTATTGCAGTTTACAACTACGTAGGAGTTTAA
- a CDS encoding TonB-dependent receptor codes for MFKNFFFLIVVLGAFSLQAQVTTSSISGVVNGGSETLPGANVLAVHTPTGTKYGAITDFDGRFSLLNLRVGGPYTITMSYVGFQSQEFTGVNLNLGETYNVEVTLSEDSNALEEVVITGSRNNTFSDGRTGAATNVGERQLKSLPTISRSAADFYRLEPSASSNGSFGGRNDQYNNFSLDGAVFNNPFGLDAATPGGQTGSQPISLDAIEQIQVSTAPYDVTLSGFTGASVNAVTKSGSNEVKGTVYGFYRNEDLTGGKVAGDDVFKADQSQNTYGISIGGPIIKNKLFFFANFEKESRSDLGAPWAPNRNTGAINESRVLPADLDAVSAALGSIQYADGSFYEPGRYEGFNFDAGSTKALFKLDWNVNDKNRVALVYNLLRSSKENPANPNAIALRGPNQTTLQFENAGYEINNNIDSFQFEWNSDIASNISNKLQVGYTFFDDFRKPFSTPGPSINITKGGQNYIIAGHEPFSISNVLEQQVFQITNNLNIVSGSHTFTLGTSFEKFSFYNSFNLTGYGFDLFGSVAIDQDMDFDGDGVLDTDYVNDTTGETDLVAFQDFLVNQYQGTFLSAEAEFNENNGLPIGDPQGWALAETNVGQFSLYGQDQWKATDDLTLTLGLRLDKPLYFDTEDKIQENIDRKGTYQPENVYVDPSTGEDILLDSTVLPDNGFLFSPRLGFNWDVEGDKTFQVRGGTGIFTGRFPFVWLGNQVQGVDFFFYQTVDQDFKWPQVWRSNIGVDYRLENGVVLTGDFSYTKDLNAAHVQNWALDNPSATLEGVDNRPIYQASDFSTNAFGGPTNAYVFTNSDNGRTINATLKAEKSFGNGLYASVAYNYLDSKNVNSIDAEITGDAFNANAIRGNANDAVLSNSRYGDQHRVIAVASKKFEYGDGKFATTISTFAEWARGGRFNYTYAGDVNGDGSNFNDLIYIPTAGEVTQQNFATPEQAAAFNQYIEQDDYLSDNRGQYAERYGALAPWRSRVDFRLLQDFNFDVKGKKNTIQFSVDVLNLGNFINSDWGLVEQPNSIQPVSVSVADGVPTYTFNEELTQTFGTDASLLNRWQAQLGLRYIFN; via the coding sequence ATGTTCAAAAATTTTTTCTTTTTAATCGTAGTACTTGGCGCTTTTAGTTTGCAGGCACAAGTAACTACTTCCTCTATTTCGGGAGTAGTAAATGGAGGTAGCGAGACTTTGCCAGGAGCAAACGTACTTGCAGTACACACTCCTACAGGTACAAAGTATGGTGCTATTACAGACTTTGATGGTCGTTTTAGTCTATTAAATCTACGTGTGGGTGGGCCATATACAATCACCATGAGTTATGTAGGATTCCAAAGTCAAGAGTTTACAGGTGTAAATCTTAACTTAGGTGAAACGTACAATGTTGAAGTAACGCTGAGCGAAGATAGTAATGCGTTAGAAGAAGTAGTGATTACGGGTTCTCGTAATAATACTTTTAGTGATGGACGCACAGGTGCAGCGACAAATGTAGGTGAGAGACAATTAAAGTCACTTCCAACAATATCTAGATCTGCAGCAGATTTTTACCGTTTAGAGCCTAGTGCTTCTAGTAACGGATCTTTTGGAGGACGTAACGATCAGTACAATAACTTTAGTCTTGATGGGGCGGTTTTTAACAACCCATTTGGACTTGATGCTGCGACTCCAGGAGGACAGACAGGTTCTCAACCTATTTCTCTTGATGCTATTGAGCAAATTCAAGTAAGTACAGCTCCTTATGATGTAACGCTTTCTGGATTTACAGGAGCTTCTGTAAATGCTGTAACTAAGAGTGGATCGAATGAAGTAAAAGGAACTGTTTACGGTTTTTACAGAAATGAAGATCTTACAGGTGGTAAAGTTGCTGGAGATGATGTTTTTAAAGCAGATCAAAGCCAGAATACTTATGGTATCTCTATAGGAGGGCCCATCATCAAAAACAAACTATTTTTCTTTGCAAACTTTGAAAAGGAATCTAGATCAGATCTTGGAGCTCCATGGGCACCTAACAGAAATACCGGAGCTATTAATGAGTCCCGAGTATTACCAGCAGATCTTGATGCTGTTTCTGCTGCGCTAGGAAGTATCCAGTATGCAGATGGTTCTTTTTATGAGCCAGGAAGATATGAAGGGTTTAACTTTGATGCAGGTTCTACAAAAGCACTTTTTAAATTAGATTGGAACGTGAATGATAAGAACCGTGTAGCACTTGTTTACAACTTACTACGCTCTTCTAAGGAAAATCCAGCAAACCCAAATGCTATTGCATTGCGTGGACCTAACCAGACTACATTGCAGTTTGAAAATGCAGGATACGAAATTAACAACAACATAGATTCTTTCCAGTTTGAGTGGAATAGCGACATTGCTAGTAACATCTCAAACAAATTACAAGTAGGTTACACGTTCTTTGATGATTTTAGAAAGCCTTTTTCTACACCAGGTCCATCTATAAACATTACAAAAGGAGGACAAAACTATATCATAGCAGGTCATGAGCCATTTTCAATTTCAAATGTACTTGAGCAACAAGTTTTCCAAATCACAAACAACTTGAATATTGTTTCTGGAAGTCACACATTTACTTTAGGTACGTCATTTGAGAAATTTAGCTTCTACAACTCTTTTAACTTAACAGGATACGGTTTTGATTTATTCGGAAGTGTAGCAATCGATCAAGACATGGATTTTGATGGTGATGGAGTACTAGATACAGATTATGTAAATGATACAACGGGAGAAACTGATCTTGTCGCTTTTCAAGATTTCTTAGTAAACCAATATCAAGGTACATTCTTATCTGCAGAGGCAGAATTTAACGAGAATAATGGTCTTCCTATTGGTGATCCACAAGGTTGGGCTCTTGCCGAAACTAATGTAGGGCAGTTCTCTCTTTATGGACAAGATCAATGGAAAGCAACAGATGATTTAACGCTTACACTAGGGCTACGCCTTGATAAGCCTTTATATTTTGACACAGAAGATAAAATTCAAGAGAACATTGATCGTAAAGGAACATATCAACCAGAAAATGTTTATGTAGATCCATCAACTGGAGAAGACATCTTATTGGACAGTACGGTACTTCCAGATAATGGATTCTTATTCTCACCTAGATTAGGTTTTAACTGGGATGTAGAAGGAGATAAGACATTCCAAGTACGTGGAGGAACAGGTATATTTACAGGTCGTTTTCCTTTTGTATGGTTAGGTAACCAAGTACAAGGCGTTGACTTTTTCTTTTACCAAACGGTAGATCAAGATTTCAAATGGCCACAAGTGTGGAGATCTAACATTGGTGTTGATTACCGCTTAGAAAATGGAGTGGTACTTACAGGAGATTTCTCTTACACAAAAGATCTTAACGCAGCACACGTTCAAAACTGGGCACTAGATAACCCATCTGCTACGTTAGAAGGAGTTGATAACAGACCTATCTATCAAGCTTCAGATTTTTCTACTAATGCCTTTGGAGGACCTACAAATGCGTATGTATTTACAAACTCTGATAATGGTCGTACAATCAACGCTACATTAAAAGCAGAAAAATCATTTGGTAACGGACTTTATGCAAGTGTAGCATATAACTACCTAGATTCTAAAAATGTAAACTCTATCGATGCAGAGATTACTGGTGATGCATTTAATGCAAATGCAATACGTGGTAATGCAAATGACGCAGTGTTATCGAACTCACGATATGGTGATCAGCACAGAGTAATTGCTGTAGCTTCAAAGAAGTTTGAATATGGCGATGGCAAGTTTGCTACTACCATTTCTACATTTGCAGAGTGGGCTAGAGGAGGACGTTTTAACTATACCTATGCTGGAGATGTTAATGGTGACGGAAGTAACTTTAACGACCTTATTTACATCCCAACTGCTGGAGAAGTAACACAGCAAAATTTTGCTACTCCAGAGCAAGCAGCAGCATTTAATCAGTACATCGAGCAAGATGATTACTTAAGTGATAATCGTGGTCAGTATGCAGAGCGTTATGGAGCACTTGCACCATGGAGAAGCCGTGTAGATTTCCGTTTATTACAAGATTTTAATTTTGATGTAAAAGGAAAGAAAAACACCATCCAGTTTAGTGTAGACGTTCTTAACTTAGGAAACTTTATCAATTCTGATTGGGGACTAGTTGAGCAACCTAACAGTATCCAGCCGGTAAGTGTAAGCGTTGCAGACGGTGTACCTACATACACATTCAACGAAGAGCTTACGCAAACATTTGGAACAGATGCAAGTCTTTTAAACAGATGGCAAGCACAATTAGGACTACGTTATATCTTTAACTAA
- a CDS encoding DEAD/DEAH box helicase: protein MTSNQKTQKQILDKLGIKTLNEMQEAAQLAIQSAREVILLSPTGTGKTLAFLLPVIEALDPDFEEVQLLIVVPSRELAIQIENVARNMGTGYKIHAAYGGQSFNTDRQAIKHRPAILIGTPGRLADHLRRETFSTDYIKTLVLDEFDKSLEVGFEGEMTEIISFLPALEKKVLTSATQGIDIPKFVGLTSPVEVDYLHQGGSKLELKAIVSPDKDKLDMLVKTLCHLGDQPGIIFCNFKGTIARISEYLSDRGIAHGTFYGGMEQRERELSLLKFRNGTHQLLLATDLAARGIDVPEIKFILHYHLPIHAEEFTHRNGRTARMQSEGTAYVLHWKDEKLPEFMPQMGEEFIHDKGIPDGSQWHTLELSGGRKDKISKGDIAGFFFKEGNIDRAHLGTIEVKNTQSFVAVHKSIAEEMIKRLDNKRLKKAKLRIQHA from the coding sequence ATGACAAGTAATCAAAAAACGCAAAAACAAATCCTTGATAAGCTAGGGATAAAGACGCTCAATGAGATGCAAGAGGCAGCTCAACTCGCAATTCAATCTGCAAGAGAGGTGATATTACTATCTCCTACAGGTACGGGTAAGACACTCGCTTTTTTATTACCTGTAATAGAAGCGCTTGATCCAGACTTTGAAGAAGTACAATTACTTATCGTAGTTCCTTCTCGAGAACTCGCTATCCAGATAGAAAACGTGGCTCGCAATATGGGGACTGGATATAAAATACACGCGGCTTATGGAGGGCAAAGTTTTAATACAGATAGACAAGCTATAAAACATCGCCCAGCTATTTTAATAGGGACACCTGGTAGACTAGCAGACCATTTAAGAAGAGAAACTTTTTCTACAGATTATATTAAAACATTAGTTCTAGATGAATTTGACAAGTCGCTAGAAGTAGGTTTTGAAGGTGAAATGACAGAAATCATTAGTTTTTTACCAGCGCTAGAAAAGAAAGTGCTTACCTCTGCAACACAGGGAATAGATATTCCAAAGTTTGTAGGCCTTACTTCTCCAGTAGAAGTAGATTACTTGCATCAAGGAGGATCAAAACTTGAGCTAAAAGCTATTGTATCGCCAGATAAAGATAAGCTTGACATGCTTGTGAAAACATTATGTCATCTAGGCGATCAGCCTGGGATTATCTTTTGCAACTTTAAAGGAACAATCGCACGTATAAGTGAATACCTTAGTGATCGTGGTATTGCTCACGGGACTTTTTATGGTGGGATGGAGCAACGAGAGCGAGAGCTGTCGTTACTTAAATTTCGTAATGGCACGCACCAATTACTACTTGCTACAGACCTTGCGGCCCGTGGTATCGATGTGCCAGAAATAAAATTTATACTTCACTACCACTTACCTATTCACGCAGAAGAGTTTACACACCGTAATGGTCGTACTGCTCGTATGCAATCTGAAGGAACTGCATATGTATTACACTGGAAAGATGAGAAACTTCCAGAGTTTATGCCACAAATGGGTGAAGAGTTTATACATGATAAAGGTATTCCTGATGGATCACAGTGGCATACTTTAGAACTTTCTGGAGGGCGTAAGGATAAGATTTCTAAAGGTGATATTGCTGGTTTCTTTTTTAAAGAAGGAAACATAGACAGAGCACACCTAGGAACTATAGAGGTAAAAAACACACAATCATTTGTAGCTGTACATAAAAGTATCGCAGAAGAAATGATAAAGAGACTAGATAACAAGCGACTTAAAAAAGCAAAATTAAGAATACAACACGCTTAG